DNA sequence from the Sulfurimonas sediminis genome:
GGTCTTTGCAATGTTTGGTTCTGTTTACTGGTTACTGCCGGATGAGACAGGTATTGAAACAGTCGGTATCAAAATCGGAAAGCTTTTGTTTTGGATTTTTGCAGCAGCAATCGTTGTCGTTGTACTTGTATATCTGTTCATTCAGGTAGGTCCTGCAGATGCAACAACAATCTGGTTTATTACAGAGGGCCGTGAATATATTGAAGCACCTCGTTGGGCTGACTGGGGCATTGTCGTTGTAGCTCTTGGATTTGTCGGAAATCTTTTCTTAACAGGAATGAAAGGGGAACAGACAGGAATTGTCACCGTTCTTATGGCAGATATGATTGCCTTTGCAGGTCTTTATCTGGCCGGTATGTTCTTTACGGACAATATTACAGTTGATCAGTACTGGTGGTGGTGGGTAATCCACTTATGGGTTGAGGCTACCTGGGAAGTTTTCGTTGGCGCGATTGCGGCTTACGGTCTTATTACTATGATTGGCGCACACCGTAAAGTTGTTGAAATGTGGTTATGGATAGAAGTTGCTATGCTCTTTGGATCAGGTATACTTGGACTCGGTCACCACTATTTCTGGATCGGAACACCTGAGTACTGGTGGGAAATCGGAGCACTATTTAGTGCACTAGAACCGTTACCGCTTGTGGCTATGTTTATTCACGTTCTATATGACTGGGGGAAAACGCAAGGTGCAGAAATGGCAAAAGAAGGTGTTAGCGAAGAAAATGTAAAATCAGTTATCACAAATAAGCCGGCATTTACATGGTTTGTCCTTAATGCCTTTGGTAACTTCTTAGGTGCCGGTATTTGGGGATTCTTCCATACACTGCCACAGGTAAATCTTTATACTCACGGTACACAGTTTACTTCAGCACACGGTCACCTGGCCTTCTTTGGAGCCTATGCGACCATCCTTGTCGGTATGATGTATATTGCGGTGCAAGGCACAAACGGTATTAAAGTTATGAAACATACCAAAGCATCTCTGTGGGCTGTCAGCATGATTACCGGCGGTGTTGTCGGAATGACTGTGGCACTTACAATTGCAGGATATGTACAGGTTCTTGTTTCCCGTGCACAGATGGGTGCTACCTGGGCGGCATACTTTGACGGTCAGAGCGGAATGTGGTTTTCTCAAGCAATGGACTGGAGACTCATCATGGGTGTTGTTACATTCATCGGTTTCATATTCCTGGCAAAAGATTTACTTACAACTGGTAAAAATCCAGTACACGAAAGATAAGGAGATATAATGTTTGAACCATTTACAGATGTCAACCCGAGTTTTTTCGGTTGGCTTAACCAAGGACCTTTAACCTTAACAATTTTTTTACACACAGTCATAATACTTCCAATGATTTGGATCTATTTTCAGGAGAAGAAACGTTTAGAAAATGAGAACTAGTCGGTATTGACTCTTAATTAGAGTCAATATCTAATCATATTTTAGAAGGAGAAATAAAATGAGATTAGGTAAATTAGTGATATCAGCTGCAGCGTTTGCAGTTGTCAGTTCAGGTCTGTTTGCGGGTACTTCGCATATGGATGTTGAAAAAATGTTCGAAAAAGAGTGTCAGGGTTGTCACGGTCCCAATCATGAAGGAGGCGTCGGTGCAGATTTGCGTCCGGCACAATTGGAAAAGAAAAATGCCTATACACTGGCTGAAATAATCTTAAATGGCCGTCCGGGTACCGCTATGCCTCCTTTTGCCAATAAAATGACGAAAGCAGATGCACAAAAAATGGTGGATTATCTTCAGCATTTCAAAGGCAAAAAAATAGAAGTCCTTACGCTTGATGCGGTAAAACAAGGATGGAAGAAACTCAACGACAGAATGAAATTCCTCAAAAAATATCCCAATCCTGTTGATGTAAAGAAAAACACTGATATTTGTTTTGTAACAGAAAGAGATGCAGCACGCGTTGTCTTCGTGGACGGAACAACCGGTAAAATTCTTTCCCGCCATCCTGCCGGATTTGCGGTGCATGTAACCGTTACAAATAAACGTCAGCCTCGTTATGCATACTCTATCTCCCGTTCAGGTCTGGTAACAATGTTTGACTTAAACACACCGGGTCAGCAAAAAATTGCTGAATGTCAGGTTGGTAGTGATTCTCGTGGTCTGGCAGTTTCACCGGACGGAAAATACCTGATGGCAGGGAATTATGTTCCGGGTGGTGCGGTGCTTATGGATGCTATGACACTTGAACCGCTCAAAGTCTACCCTACTTCGAGTGTTATCAATATGGACGGAGACATTGGTTCTTCTCGTGTAGCCGGTGTTTATGATACACCGTATGGTCCATATATTGCCTTTGCACTTAAAGATGCTGGGCATGTTTATATTATAGACTATTCAAAACCAAACTATCCGATAGTCGGAGATATTCCAAATATCGGTAAAATCCTGCATGACGGTTTTGAAAATGAAGGAAAAGAAATCGGTCGCTACTTAATGCAGGCTTCTCAAGGAAGTGATGTGATGGGTGTAGTTGACTTTAAAACAAAATCTTTAGTTGCCAAAGTATACACAGGTCCGGGAAGCAAGCCGCACCCGGGACAGGGTTCATCTTGGTATAATGACAGATACGGACAACTTTATGCGACAAACTCTATGAATGTCGGTGATGTTGTAATTTGGGACAGTGACTGGAATGTTGTAGCCCATATCAGAACTGCCGGCGGCGGTCTTTTTGTCGGAACAAGTGAACATACGCCTTTTATCTGGTCAGACAATGTTCTTGGCGGTCCGGCAAACTGGAACAAAATCTATCTCATTAACAAACAGACTTTGGAAACAGATAGAATTTTGACAGTCGGTACAAAAAGAGGTACTATTATAGACCCTGTAACGCATAAAACACTTTACAGTTGGAAAGTTCCTACTGTTAAAGATAAAAAAGGCAAAGTAATCATTCCTAGAATTTTACATGCTGAACCTGCAAATCATGGGAAATGGACTATGGTTTCAGAATGGAATGCCGGTCGTATCGGTATTTATGAAGCGAAAACCGGTAAATTTGTTAAATATATAGAAGGTTTGACAACACCAACGTTTACATACTCAATCGAGCACAGACAGTCTATTCCTGGGGCGTAGACTCTATTTTTATATTTCTCCCTTTTTTGGGAGAAATTCTCTCATTACTTGATATAAATCATCTTTTTTTTCATAATATTTTTTTATAATTATATATATAAGGTTTTTATTTAATTTTTCCCTGTTTTTTGGGATTTATAAGCAAAATTTCAAGTAAATTTTCGCTACAATATAAACAATATACACTGCTTAAAAAGGGAGATGGAGTGAAAAAACTGATTATTCTTTTTTTACTTTTTTGCTCTGTGGCTTTTGCACAAAAGCCAGATGGTAAAAAAGTCTTTCAAACGTACTGTTGGGGATGCCATCATCAAACAGCAATGGCCTTTGGTCCCCCGTTTTCACAGATTGCAGACAAACGTACAAAAGAAGAGATTATGGCCTATATTGCTTCGCCTCTGTCTCTGTATAAACAATTTGGCTACAAAAGAAGTGTCATGACACAGCTCAAACTCTCTGCTGATGAACTCGACGCGGTCAGTGATTATATTCTCTCATACAAAGGTAAAAAATAATGTTTCGATTATCAAATCTTATCGCTTCTGTTGTCGAAGACAAAAAAGAGAGAATTTTAGACGGAAGCATAGCCATTTGGAATTTTACAAACCGCTGCAATCTTTCGTGTCTGCACTGCTATTCCAAATCAACTTTGGATGAAGTAGATACCCTCACAACCCAGCAGATTAAAAAAACCATCTTGGAGATGAAAGCCAATGGTGTCAAATTTATCATCTTTTCGGGGGGCGAACCCTTAACAAGAAAAGACCTCTTTGAAATCGCCGACTTTTGCAAAGAGCACGGCATCATTACCTACCTCTCAAGCAATGGACTCTATTTTACAAAGGGCAATATCAAAAAAATTACTGACACTTTTAACTATGTTGGTGTGAGCATCGACGGTGATGAAGCAACCCATGACTATTTCAGAGGACTCAAGGGTGCATTTAAAGAGACACTCAAGTCTGTCCTTTTGGCAAATGAAACGGGTGCAAAAGTCGGTATACGCTTTACAATGACAAAAGACACCATCGGTTCGCTTGAATATATTTTTGATCTGGTTGAGCAGCACAATATACCAAAGATATATATCTCACACCTTGTCTACTCGGGGCGTGGACTTGATAACCTGAAAATGGATTTGACAAAAGAGCAAAGAAAAAAAGCAGTTGATTTTATCCTTGACAAAGCATTTGAGTATTATGAAACAGGGCGCGAAATAGAAATCGTCACCGGAAATATGGAGATGGATGCGGTTGCCTTTTTAAATAAATTTGCACAAAAGTATCCCAAGCTAAAAGAAAAGATGAGAGAGAGACTCGTCAAATGGGGCGGCAACTCTGCAGGTCGAAAACTCCTTAACATAAACAGCGAAGGCGATGTGCGCCCTGACCCATTCTTCCCGCTTATAGTGGGCAATATTATCCATCAGGATTTTGGTGACATTTGGCAAAGCGGAGATCTGTTGGAACAACTCAGAGTCCATCCAAGAAAACAAATCAGCGGTATCTGCTCTACATGTAAGCAGATAGATATATGTAACGGCGGCAGTCGGGCACGTGCGTATGCAATAACAGGCGACCTGTGGAGTGAAGACCCCTCATGTTATTTAACCCAAGAAGAAAGAGAGACAGTATAATGAAAATAAAAAAAATTTTAGTAATGGTATTTATTGCCCTATCTTTACATGTAAGTGCACTGGCACATGAAAAAGTCTTTGTTGTTGAACGGGAGAGCAATTCGGTAGCAGTCATAGAAGACGGGCTTCCGAGAAATCATATGCTAAACATGCACAATATGAATCACGGTGTTATGAAATTTTACGACAATGACGGCTATCTTATCTCACGGGATGGCTACATTATGCGTTTTAACCCTGTTACTGAGAAAAAACTCTCCGAATACAAAACAAGCAAAAGCGCCATAGGCTTTGTCATTAACAAAAACTATGTTGCCGTTGCCAATTATGATGACAAAAGTGTAGATATTTTATCCCGTAATCTGCAGCCTGTACAAAAGCTCAAAACCGGTTCACGGAATGTAGGCATAAAAATCTATAAAGACTATCTCGTTTTTTCAGAAATGGACAAAGACACGATTGCCGTCTACAAAGACACAAACAAGGGCAAAGGCAAACCGCATTTTGTTCTCTACAAAGAGTTTAAAGATGTGGGCATTATGCCTTTTGACGCTTTGCTTGATGGCAACAAATATGTCAACGGCTTTTTCAACAGTCCTTGGATAGGCGAACTCAATCTTGATACCATGAAATATAAAAAAATTCCATTGCAGTTGGGAGAGAGAGAACCGGTTTTAAAAGTACCGCATTTCGGTTTTTGGTCGGTGAGCCATTCTAAAATCTTCATTCCTGCGGTGGGAGACAACAAAGTTTTTGTTTTTACTCCGAAATTTAAATTTATTACAGCTATTAAAACTGAAGGCATGCCTGTTTTTACTGCCCTTTCACCGGATAAAAAATATTTGGCTGTGACATTCAGCGGTAAAAAGTTTCCGGTCATTCAAATCATAGATACAAAAACACTCAAAGTCATTAAAAGATTTGAATTTGACGGCAAGGTGTTACATGTAAGATGGTCTCAGGAAAAACCTTATCTGTATGTTTCCGTCAATGATGCAAACAAAATCGCAGTCATAAATACAAAAGGATGGTGGTTAAAACGCGAAATTTTTACCATCAAGAAGCCTTCTGGTATTTTTATTTATGAGGAAAAAAACAATGAGTAGAGTTTATTTAACCGGTGCCGGTCCCGGAGATATTGAGCTTTTGACAATGAAAGCACACAGAGTTATCACAGAAGCCGATGTCATCATATATGACCGTTTGGCAAATCCGGAAATATTAGAGATGACAAAAGACGGCTGTGAATTTGTTTATGTCGGCAAAGAAGACGGCAGGCACACACTTCCTCAAGAAGAGATAAATGAAGTCATTTACCAAAATGCTCTCAAGCACAATGTTGTTGTCCGCTTAAAAGGCGGAGATCCTTTTGTCT
Encoded proteins:
- a CDS encoding cbb3-type cytochrome c oxidase subunit I → MASKYLTGVGSESKQLATWYFTFAAILFGAQLLFGLVAAIQYVMPGFLYGVLDFSIARIIHINALVVWMVFAMFGSVYWLLPDETGIETVGIKIGKLLFWIFAAAIVVVVLVYLFIQVGPADATTIWFITEGREYIEAPRWADWGIVVVALGFVGNLFLTGMKGEQTGIVTVLMADMIAFAGLYLAGMFFTDNITVDQYWWWWVIHLWVEATWEVFVGAIAAYGLITMIGAHRKVVEMWLWIEVAMLFGSGILGLGHHYFWIGTPEYWWEIGALFSALEPLPLVAMFIHVLYDWGKTQGAEMAKEGVSEENVKSVITNKPAFTWFVLNAFGNFLGAGIWGFFHTLPQVNLYTHGTQFTSAHGHLAFFGAYATILVGMMYIAVQGTNGIKVMKHTKASLWAVSMITGGVVGMTVALTIAGYVQVLVSRAQMGATWAAYFDGQSGMWFSQAMDWRLIMGVVTFIGFIFLAKDLLTTGKNPVHER
- a CDS encoding nitrite reductase, which encodes MRLGKLVISAAAFAVVSSGLFAGTSHMDVEKMFEKECQGCHGPNHEGGVGADLRPAQLEKKNAYTLAEIILNGRPGTAMPPFANKMTKADAQKMVDYLQHFKGKKIEVLTLDAVKQGWKKLNDRMKFLKKYPNPVDVKKNTDICFVTERDAARVVFVDGTTGKILSRHPAGFAVHVTVTNKRQPRYAYSISRSGLVTMFDLNTPGQQKIAECQVGSDSRGLAVSPDGKYLMAGNYVPGGAVLMDAMTLEPLKVYPTSSVINMDGDIGSSRVAGVYDTPYGPYIAFALKDAGHVYIIDYSKPNYPIVGDIPNIGKILHDGFENEGKEIGRYLMQASQGSDVMGVVDFKTKSLVAKVYTGPGSKPHPGQGSSWYNDRYGQLYATNSMNVGDVVIWDSDWNVVAHIRTAGGGLFVGTSEHTPFIWSDNVLGGPANWNKIYLINKQTLETDRILTVGTKRGTIIDPVTHKTLYSWKVPTVKDKKGKVIIPRILHAEPANHGKWTMVSEWNAGRIGIYEAKTGKFVKYIEGLTTPTFTYSIEHRQSIPGA
- a CDS encoding c-type cytochrome; this translates as MKKLIILFLLFCSVAFAQKPDGKKVFQTYCWGCHHQTAMAFGPPFSQIADKRTKEEIMAYIASPLSLYKQFGYKRSVMTQLKLSADELDAVSDYILSYKGKK
- a CDS encoding radical SAM/SPASM domain-containing protein, yielding MFRLSNLIASVVEDKKERILDGSIAIWNFTNRCNLSCLHCYSKSTLDEVDTLTTQQIKKTILEMKANGVKFIIFSGGEPLTRKDLFEIADFCKEHGIITYLSSNGLYFTKGNIKKITDTFNYVGVSIDGDEATHDYFRGLKGAFKETLKSVLLANETGAKVGIRFTMTKDTIGSLEYIFDLVEQHNIPKIYISHLVYSGRGLDNLKMDLTKEQRKKAVDFILDKAFEYYETGREIEIVTGNMEMDAVAFLNKFAQKYPKLKEKMRERLVKWGGNSAGRKLLNINSEGDVRPDPFFPLIVGNIIHQDFGDIWQSGDLLEQLRVHPRKQISGICSTCKQIDICNGGSRARAYAITGDLWSEDPSCYLTQEERETV
- a CDS encoding cytochrome D1 domain-containing protein; the protein is MKIKKILVMVFIALSLHVSALAHEKVFVVERESNSVAVIEDGLPRNHMLNMHNMNHGVMKFYDNDGYLISRDGYIMRFNPVTEKKLSEYKTSKSAIGFVINKNYVAVANYDDKSVDILSRNLQPVQKLKTGSRNVGIKIYKDYLVFSEMDKDTIAVYKDTNKGKGKPHFVLYKEFKDVGIMPFDALLDGNKYVNGFFNSPWIGELNLDTMKYKKIPLQLGEREPVLKVPHFGFWSVSHSKIFIPAVGDNKVFVFTPKFKFITAIKTEGMPVFTALSPDKKYLAVTFSGKKFPVIQIIDTKTLKVIKRFEFDGKVLHVRWSQEKPYLYVSVNDANKIAVINTKGWWLKREIFTIKKPSGIFIYEEKNNE